The Terriglobales bacterium sequence AGCCTGCGCCTTCTTTGAAGAGTATCTTCGCCGCCCGGAAGGCGCGCGGGCCCGTGAGTATCTGGCCGGCCGCGGGCTCAGTGAAGATACGATTCGCCGCTTCCGCATTGGGTTCGCTCCCGATTCGGGATTCCTGCTGCGCGATCGGCTGCGCGGCTCGGCAGATGAAGAAATGCTGCGACTCTCTGGATTGATGTCGTGGAAGCAAGAAGACACGGCATCGGGTGATCGGGCCATCGGGTCATCGGGTGAAGTAAGAAGCGATATTTCCCCTTCCGCTCTTTATTCCAAGTTTCGCAATCGCGTCATGTTCCCGATTTGCAACGAGCAGGGGAAGATCATAGCCTTCACCGGCCGCATTTTGGAAGCTACGGAAAAATCCGGCCCGAAGTACCTCAATTCTCCGGAAACCCCCATCTATTCCAAGGGCAGAGTGCTCTTCAACCTCGATAAGGCGAAGGAAGCGATCCGCCATCTTGGCTATGCCATTCTGGTGGAAGGAAACGTCGATTGCATTTCGGTATTCATGGCCGGCTTTCAAAACGTAATTGCCACTTCGGGAACGGCGTTTACCGAAGCACAGGTGCGGCTGCTCGGGCGGTTTGCGAAACAGGTGGTCGTCAACTTCGATCCAGATACGGCCGGCGCAGCCGCCACCGAGCGTTCTCTCGCCATGCTCATCGAAGAAGACTTTGCAGTAAAAGTCATGACGCTTGATGCAGGCTTCGATCCCGATCTGTTCATTCGGCGCAAGGGAGCAAAGGCGTACGGCGAGGCGCTGATGCAGGCGCCGAAATACTTCCCGTACCTCATCACCCGCGCAGCGGCCACCTTCCCGGTTAAAACGCCCGAGGGCAAAGCTAAGGCAGTCAATTATCTGTTGCCTTATATCCGACGCGTTCCGCAGGCCATCATTCGCGATGAACTTGCGAACGACGTTGCGCAAAAGCTCGGCATCGATTCCGCTCTGGTCCGGCAGGAGTTGCGCCACGCGGCGACCAATCGCGGAGTGCAATTCAAGCCTGCGCCGGAACCCCAGGTAAGCGAAGCCGAGAAGATCGTAGTGCGCCTGCTTGCGCCAGGCGCTCCCGCCGAACTCGGCGATCTGCAAAGCGCGGTCGCCGACATCTTGATGTCGGAAAACCTGACCGACAACCTGACAACCGAATCGCTGCTGCAGCTTCTCCTGTCACCTTCTCCGGACTCTCCAATTCCTGAATCGGAACAACGCCTGCTCGCCTCCATTCTCATGCACGAGACAGACGAACTCACGCAGGAGCTCATCGAATCGGCGATTGAGGCCCTGCGTCGGCGTAGGATGGAGCGCCGCAAGCGCGAGCTCAACACCAGCATCGCCGATGCCGAGCGCAAGAATGATGTGACGGCGCTCGCAGCGCTCCTGCAGGAGAAATTGGTAATCGAGAAAACTCTGCGCGAGCAAATGTAATCGCTCTTATTTTTAAGCGATTTGCGTTTTGGAGGTACCCGGCCTCTCGTCACTGTCATCCTTCGGAGCGCCTAGATGAAACGTGGATTCTCGCATCCTTGGGTTGCGCTCCGGGGGACTGCTGTTCGTCCGACCGTAAACAGCAGGTTCCCCGCGCCGCAACCAAAGCCTGGAAATTCATGCTGTATCGCGGCGGCGCGAGGAATGACAGTGTCAAAGGGATTGCTTTTTCTAAGATCTTGAGCGCGTCGTCTCACTCTGAACTGCCACCTACATTTCGGCGGTTCATGCTTTCCACAATTGCGCTCACCCTTGGAAGCTACAAACAACTTGCTGCGAACCCTCTCTCTGGGACGAATGCCGATTTTTAAGGGACGACTTGTAGATGCTCATCTGCACCGAGCCAAGCCCACGCTTAAGATGACTAAGCTGCCGGTTGGGCCGTCCAATGGAGATACCATGAGCGAAACAGCTGCGAGCGCATCGCGCACTTCCCTCGCCAATGATAAGTCAAAGGCGCAGGCCAAATCGCCGAGGCACGGTGTTTTCGTTTTTCCTGTCGCCTACCTGTTCGGCATCATGACCACCTTTGGATTGGGCATGGGCTGGCAGGCCTACCAGGTGCTCAAGCAATGGAACAAGCCTCGAAACTACTTCAGCATGGAGGCAGCTAATCAGCTCATCGACTGCTACGTCTGGTGCCTGGTTGCAATCGGCATCTGGCAGTTGATGCGGGTCTTTTCGCTTCAGGGTTCGAAATGGAAGCGTGACCTGGCTGCACACATTGCGATCGCGGCTGTAAACGCTCCGGTAGCTACATTTGCTTACATCGGCGGCGTGGCCATCACGCGCCTGGGCATTCAGGACATGAGCATTCAAAGCCGTCTGAGGCTGAATCTCCGGGCTGAGTTCATTCCCAATATGGTGGAGTACTTCACCATATTGGCTCTGCTGGCTTCTATCGAGTACTACCGCAACTACCGCCGCGGACAGCAGGAGACTTTCCGGCTGCAGCACGCGTTGATGGAATCCAAGCTGCAGACTTTGCGCGCACAGTTGAATCCACACTTCCTGTTCAACGCCATGAACTCGGTATCGTGCCTGCTCCACCGCGATCCCGGAGCGGCCGACCAGATGCTCTCTCGCATCGCCAATCTGCTTCGCCTGACTCTCGCTCGCGATGACAGCCGCGAAATCGGCCTGCTCGAAGAAGTCGAGCTTGCCGAGGAGTATCTCGAAATCCAACGCATCCGCTTCGGCTCAAGGTTGAAGCTGGAAATCGATATCGCTGATGACACCCTCGAAGCTCGCGTGCCGAACATGCTCCTGCAGCCGCTGGTCGAAAACGCGTGCGTGCATGGAGTGGCACGCACACGTGGAGACTGCCGGCTGGAAATCTCAACGCGCGTGGATGGGTCCGATCTGGTGATCAGTATCTACAACGATGGCCCACCGGTCCGGCCGGATTGGAAGACGCGTAGTGGCATCGGCCTGCGCAACACAGTTGAGCGCCTCGCCCTTCTCTACGGTGAGCGCGCATCGCTTGAACTCACCAGCTTTGGCCAGGGCGCCCGGCTGCGAGTGCGTCTCCCACTCACGCCACAGGCAGGCCCGCAAAAGCTCTTCGATCAGTTAGCGACATCAGCCCCGGCGCAACCCGCGGTTATGTAGGCGCACTGAATGGGTTTTGTTTCAATCCCTCGAACTCAAACTTGTGTTGAGCGTGGAACAGCACGGGACGAAGACGTATTTTTCGGACATAGCTGTTTACACGGCAGATATCACTCGAGAACGACTACTAATCACAGAGTAACTATCGACCTGCTGCGGAGCCCGTCATTCAGGCGAGGGCTCCCGCAATGCGTTGCGCCGTATGTTTCGCGATTCTGCTGCTGTTCGTCTCGACTCTTTCGTTCGGTTCTAAATCGGAACCTCGAGTCTGCCACGTGCAGGTAAACATCTCCAGCGGTTCTCTTCCTGCGAACATGAAACTGCAGGTATTTGCCGGCGAGCGGCGGCTTTCAGAGATGAAGGTCCCCTTTGACGGCAATGTGTTTTTGCCTCCCCTTGCGCCCGGAGATTACCGCGTGCAAACCGGCGAAGGAACTAACTTCGTAACCTCCGGCCCGCTGCACGTTCCCGAATCGGGAGCATGTGAACTGCGCGTAAGCATCCTTGGGCATGCCGATGCGAAAAACCAGTTAGTCGAGGACGACCTCGATGTCGAGGACCTCCGCGTCCCGCGAAAGGCGCGCGAACGGTTCGAAAAAGGCTTTGCCGCGCTTCAACATGGCGACCTGGAAGAGGCAGAAAAGGACTTTGTAGAAGTAACCAGGCTCGACCCCAAGCTGTCGCGTGCCTACAACGTTCTGGGAGTGATCTCCGATCAGCAAAAGAACCGCTCTGCCGCACGGCAGTATTTTGAAAAGGCCGTCGAATTGAACCCGCGCAGCAAGGCAGCGCTCATGAATCTGGCGAAGCTTTGCATGCTGGAGAAGCAGTACGATGCCGCGATCAGTCTCCTCGAGCGATTTCGCGCGGGCTCACGCGATCACGCCGATGTCTACGGAATGGAAGCCGATGCTTATTTAAAACTAGGCCGATATGAGGACGCCATCCGCGCGGCCCAGTCAGCACATCGCCTCAACCATCAGAATTGGGATACCGTGCATTTAATAGCAGCCTCAGCCTATGAGGCACTGCATCAGCCGCAAATGGCAGCAGCTGAATACCGTCTTTATATTGACGAAAGCTCCAATCCGGAAATGCGGGCGGTAGCGTTTCAGAAGCTAAGCGATCTGGACGGAGTAGCGCAGCAGAGCCAGACCGGAGTGCCCATGAATTCACTCCTGACTCGCTGAGTCGCAAGCGCTTCCGGGCTTACTCTTTAGCGCAACCGTTGCGGCTCCCGAATCGGGAGTAAGGCCATCGCATCGGTGATGCAACGCCCTGCCGGCAAAGCGCGTGAATCGGTCAGTCAAGCAGCTTTCCGTGTTTTCTCCGCGGAATCGGGTTTGTGCTGCTTGATTGCCGCCACAGCCTCATTGATGAGCTTCCGAGTCTCTGCTCTGGTTGCGGTAGCTTTTTGGCGCAATGCACGGGAACGACGGCGTAACGCTTCCACTTTGTTCGTTGTGTATGGGCCGCTGTCCATGTTCATTGGGATGATAACTCGGCTCTGCCTGGATTGCTTTCGATCTGCTTCTTTCCATCGAAGCAGCCGCGAAGCCGCCGGACCGACTTAGGCAGGGCGCAAGATTGGACAATCTAGCGCGCCTTCTTCCCAGCCTTTATCGCACTCTTCTTCCCACCGTTTGCCATGTTCTTCGATTTCCCAGATTTCTGAGCAGGGCGCTGGCCAGTCGAATTGCCCCCTTCCATTCCCGGCTGCTGCGGAGCAAACATCAGCAGCAGGCTGGGTTTGCCGCCATCGCGATTCAGCTGCGTGAGATGGACATCGAATGCCATTTTGGAACGACCGGAGTTGAGATGCTGATTGCGCAGCAGGATTGGTGAATTACGCTCGCCGATAGCCTTGCTCCGGCGCACGAGCGCGGCACGAAGATTCGTGTCGATGGGAAGCTGAGCTAATTCGAGTCCCACCACCGAGCGCGCCTCCAGATCGAATAGTTTATGGGCGGCGCTGTTCCAGAATTGCACTCGACCTTCGCTGTCGAGCACCATGACGGCCCACGGCATTCGCTCCAGCGTCTCCGCGTAGCGGCTGTTCAAACTGTCAAGTTCGCGCGTGC is a genomic window containing:
- a CDS encoding histidine kinase, with the protein product MSETAASASRTSLANDKSKAQAKSPRHGVFVFPVAYLFGIMTTFGLGMGWQAYQVLKQWNKPRNYFSMEAANQLIDCYVWCLVAIGIWQLMRVFSLQGSKWKRDLAAHIAIAAVNAPVATFAYIGGVAITRLGIQDMSIQSRLRLNLRAEFIPNMVEYFTILALLASIEYYRNYRRGQQETFRLQHALMESKLQTLRAQLNPHFLFNAMNSVSCLLHRDPGAADQMLSRIANLLRLTLARDDSREIGLLEEVELAEEYLEIQRIRFGSRLKLEIDIADDTLEARVPNMLLQPLVENACVHGVARTRGDCRLEISTRVDGSDLVISIYNDGPPVRPDWKTRSGIGLRNTVERLALLYGERASLELTSFGQGARLRVRLPLTPQAGPQKLFDQLATSAPAQPAVM
- a CDS encoding tetratricopeptide repeat protein; amino-acid sequence: MRCAVCFAILLLFVSTLSFGSKSEPRVCHVQVNISSGSLPANMKLQVFAGERRLSEMKVPFDGNVFLPPLAPGDYRVQTGEGTNFVTSGPLHVPESGACELRVSILGHADAKNQLVEDDLDVEDLRVPRKARERFEKGFAALQHGDLEEAEKDFVEVTRLDPKLSRAYNVLGVISDQQKNRSAARQYFEKAVELNPRSKAALMNLAKLCMLEKQYDAAISLLERFRAGSRDHADVYGMEADAYLKLGRYEDAIRAAQSAHRLNHQNWDTVHLIAASAYEALHQPQMAAAEYRLYIDESSNPEMRAVAFQKLSDLDGVAQQSQTGVPMNSLLTR
- the dnaG gene encoding DNA primase, encoding MSTPLNFAQDLKQQTDIVRIIGDYVQLKKAGAQNFTGLCPFHKEKSPSFSVHATRQFYHCFGCSASGDVFSFIQQIENISFPEAIRRVAEKMGVAVPRQAYSGPGEAADAKQRGILLDLHEKACAFFEEYLRRPEGARAREYLAGRGLSEDTIRRFRIGFAPDSGFLLRDRLRGSADEEMLRLSGLMSWKQEDTASGDRAIGSSGEVRSDISPSALYSKFRNRVMFPICNEQGKIIAFTGRILEATEKSGPKYLNSPETPIYSKGRVLFNLDKAKEAIRHLGYAILVEGNVDCISVFMAGFQNVIATSGTAFTEAQVRLLGRFAKQVVVNFDPDTAGAAATERSLAMLIEEDFAVKVMTLDAGFDPDLFIRRKGAKAYGEALMQAPKYFPYLITRAAATFPVKTPEGKAKAVNYLLPYIRRVPQAIIRDELANDVAQKLGIDSALVRQELRHAATNRGVQFKPAPEPQVSEAEKIVVRLLAPGAPAELGDLQSAVADILMSENLTDNLTTESLLQLLLSPSPDSPIPESEQRLLASILMHETDELTQELIESAIEALRRRRMERRKRELNTSIADAERKNDVTALAALLQEKLVIEKTLREQM